One Terriglobales bacterium genomic window carries:
- the hpnE gene encoding hydroxysqualene dehydroxylase HpnE: MSPLAADAPSVAVVGGGLAGLAAGCALAGAGFRVTLLERRPYLGGRASSYEHPGTGEVVDNCQHVLLGCCTNLVDFYRRIGVEEKIRWFDRLTFVEPGGRQSVISPSWLPAPFHSAPSFLRADSLSFADKRAIARGMLAITVTLPKETEENFLAWLRRHGQTERAIERFWKVVLVSALNEDLDRMSVHYAAQVFRESFLKSPEAGRMGIPTVPLTELYSAGADYIRARGGEVALRAPVESFQPEPGQVRLCLAGREVRSDFAVLAVPFDALARLLPDAGDTQPLRQQLARFETSPITGIHLWFDRQITDLEHAVLLDRTIQWMFHKSELVQRADSNQGGSYVELVVSSSKALVEKPKNEIEEMALRELREFFPGAAEAKLIKSTVIKEVHATYSALPRSDDYRPGTATAWPSVFLAGDWTATGWPATMEGAVRSGYQAAEALARSAGRQEKFLLPDLAATGFMRLFRHGSGSRS; the protein is encoded by the coding sequence ATGAGCCCGCTGGCCGCAGACGCTCCCTCGGTGGCGGTGGTGGGCGGAGGATTGGCCGGACTGGCCGCGGGATGCGCCCTAGCCGGTGCCGGCTTTCGCGTCACGTTGCTCGAACGGCGCCCCTACCTCGGCGGACGCGCCTCCTCCTACGAACATCCCGGGACGGGCGAGGTGGTGGACAACTGCCAGCACGTCCTGCTCGGCTGCTGCACCAACCTGGTGGATTTCTACCGTCGCATCGGCGTGGAAGAGAAAATCCGCTGGTTCGATCGCTTGACCTTCGTCGAGCCCGGAGGGCGCCAGTCGGTGATCTCGCCCTCCTGGCTGCCCGCGCCCTTCCACAGCGCGCCCTCGTTCCTGCGCGCGGATTCGCTCTCCTTTGCGGACAAGCGGGCCATCGCGCGCGGCATGCTGGCCATCACCGTGACTTTGCCGAAAGAAACGGAAGAGAACTTTCTCGCCTGGCTGCGCCGCCACGGGCAGACCGAGCGCGCCATCGAGCGCTTCTGGAAGGTGGTGCTGGTGAGCGCGCTCAACGAAGACCTCGACCGCATGTCCGTCCACTATGCGGCGCAGGTTTTCCGCGAGTCGTTCCTGAAGTCGCCGGAGGCGGGACGCATGGGCATTCCCACCGTCCCGTTGACCGAGCTTTACAGCGCCGGCGCCGATTACATCCGCGCTCGCGGCGGCGAGGTGGCACTGCGCGCGCCGGTGGAATCCTTCCAGCCGGAGCCGGGCCAGGTCCGCCTCTGCCTTGCGGGAAGGGAAGTCCGGAGCGACTTCGCAGTTCTCGCCGTGCCCTTCGACGCGCTCGCCCGCCTGCTCCCTGACGCTGGGGATACGCAGCCCTTGCGCCAGCAGCTCGCGCGTTTCGAGACCTCGCCCATCACCGGCATCCACCTCTGGTTCGACCGCCAGATCACCGACCTCGAGCACGCCGTGCTGCTCGACCGCACCATCCAGTGGATGTTCCATAAGTCAGAGCTGGTGCAGCGTGCTGATTCAAACCAGGGCGGGAGCTACGTGGAGCTGGTGGTCAGCTCCTCGAAGGCGCTGGTGGAGAAGCCGAAGAATGAGATCGAAGAAATGGCGCTACGCGAACTGCGCGAATTCTTCCCCGGCGCGGCTGAGGCCAAGCTCATTAAGTCCACGGTCATCAAGGAGGTGCACGCCACCTACTCGGCCCTGCCGCGTTCCGACGATTACCGTCCGGGCACGGCGACGGCCTGGCCCAGCGTCTTCCTGGCAGGCGACTGGACCGCCACCGGCTGGCCGGCAACCATGGAGGGCGCGGTGCGTAGCGGCTATCAGGCGGCTGAGGCTCTGGCGCGCAGCGCCGGCCGGCAAGAAAAGTTCCTGCTCCCGGACCTGGCGGCGACAGGCTTCATGCGCTTGTTCAGGCATGGCTCCGGCAGTCGGAGCTAG
- a CDS encoding tetratricopeptide repeat protein: MRLRVLIVALVVMLAALPASSKVALPMPAQDLLNQGRVDDAIAQLQARIQKNPNDAEAHHLLSRAYLMIESWDKAVPPAEQAVALEPDNSDYHLWLGRAYGRKAEHSIFFKAIGWARKCKLEFERAVELNAANVPARADLAEYYLEAPSFLGGGKDKAQAQAEEIASRDKAAAHMVRARVAEDGKDYDTAERELWAAIAASNEPAGYWLDLAAFYRRRDRLNDMEDATNKAVAADKQKDPAILVQAAALLLRAGRNLPGAAVLARKALSSPVSTNGAPSFQAHYLLGQALEKQGDNAGAEREYRAALSLARDYKQAQKALKHIQEQQN; the protein is encoded by the coding sequence ATGAGACTCCGCGTGCTCATCGTGGCGCTGGTGGTGATGCTTGCCGCCCTGCCCGCCAGTTCGAAGGTAGCTCTTCCCATGCCGGCACAGGACCTGCTCAACCAGGGCCGCGTGGACGATGCTATCGCCCAATTGCAGGCGCGCATCCAGAAAAATCCCAACGACGCCGAGGCCCACCACCTGTTGTCGCGCGCCTATCTCATGATCGAGTCCTGGGACAAGGCAGTCCCCCCGGCGGAGCAGGCCGTAGCCCTCGAGCCCGACAACAGCGACTATCACCTGTGGCTGGGCCGCGCCTACGGACGCAAGGCGGAGCATTCCATCTTCTTCAAGGCCATCGGCTGGGCCCGGAAGTGCAAGTTGGAGTTCGAGCGCGCCGTGGAATTGAACGCCGCCAACGTGCCCGCACGCGCCGACCTGGCGGAATATTACCTGGAAGCCCCCAGCTTCCTGGGCGGAGGCAAGGACAAGGCCCAGGCCCAGGCGGAGGAGATCGCCTCCCGCGACAAGGCCGCGGCCCACATGGTGCGGGCGCGCGTGGCGGAGGACGGCAAGGACTACGACACCGCCGAGCGCGAGCTGTGGGCGGCCATCGCCGCGAGCAACGAGCCCGCCGGCTACTGGCTGGACCTGGCCGCGTTCTACCGCCGCCGTGATCGCCTCAATGACATGGAGGACGCCACCAACAAGGCGGTGGCCGCCGACAAGCAGAAGGACCCAGCCATCCTGGTGCAGGCCGCGGCCCTGCTGCTGCGCGCCGGACGCAACCTCCCCGGCGCCGCGGTGCTGGCGCGCAAGGCTCTTTCTTCTCCCGTTTCCACCAACGGCGCTCCCTCGTTCCAGGCCCACTACCTGCTGGGCCAAGCGCTGGAGAAGCAAGGCGACAACGCCGGCGCGGAGCGCGAGTATCGCGCCGCGCTCTCCCTGGCCAGAGACTACAAGCAGGCCCAGAAAGCCCTGAAGCACATCCAGGAACAGCAGAACTGA
- a CDS encoding phytoene/squalene synthase family protein — MSGAGAQLAHAHAVCRGVTRRAARNFYYAFLVLPREKRDALCAVYAFMRHCDDLCDEPGVPLSERRARLEAWRETIQQVLAGQATDDPVLFALADAQKRFSISPELFDKLVQGTAMDLPPQDAAAGAVLTFADFDELHRYCYHVASVVGLVTIRIFGYRDPAAEPLAEKCGIAFQLTNIIRDVKEDAGLGRIYLPEEDLALFGRSPEDLAPGALRNGFDPAKFRPVLEFETGRAREFYRAADQLLPLLDHDSQPAFWVLVEIYRRLLEKIAERGYNVFGEKIRMTMPQKLAILSRGFLRRLYA; from the coding sequence ATGAGCGGCGCCGGCGCACAGCTCGCGCACGCCCACGCCGTGTGCCGCGGCGTGACCCGCCGCGCCGCGCGCAACTTCTACTACGCCTTCCTGGTGCTGCCGCGGGAGAAGCGAGACGCTCTGTGCGCGGTGTACGCCTTCATGCGCCACTGCGACGACCTGTGCGACGAGCCGGGAGTTCCCCTGTCCGAGCGCCGCGCCCGCCTGGAAGCCTGGCGCGAGACCATTCAGCAGGTGCTCGCCGGCCAAGCCACGGACGATCCCGTGCTCTTTGCCCTCGCCGACGCGCAGAAGCGCTTCAGCATCTCTCCCGAGCTGTTCGACAAGCTGGTGCAGGGCACGGCCATGGACCTGCCGCCCCAGGACGCCGCGGCGGGGGCGGTCCTGACCTTCGCCGATTTCGACGAGCTCCACCGCTATTGCTACCACGTGGCTTCGGTGGTGGGACTGGTGACCATCCGCATCTTCGGCTATCGCGACCCGGCGGCCGAGCCCTTGGCCGAGAAGTGCGGCATCGCCTTCCAGCTCACCAACATCATCCGCGACGTCAAGGAAGACGCCGGCCTGGGGCGCATCTACCTGCCCGAGGAAGACCTGGCTCTGTTCGGACGCTCCCCGGAGGATCTCGCGCCCGGCGCCCTGCGCAACGGTTTCGATCCCGCGAAGTTCCGTCCGGTGCTCGAGTTCGAAACCGGGCGCGCGCGCGAGTTCTACCGCGCCGCCGACCAGCTGCTGCCCCTGCTCGACCACGACAGCCAGCCCGCCTTCTGGGTGCTGGTGGAGATCTATCGCCGCCTGCTGGAGAAGATCGCCGAGCGGGGTTACAACGTCTTCGGCGAAAAGATCCGCATGACCATGCCGCAGAAGCTCGCCATCCTCTCTCGGGGATTCCTGCGCCGCCTCTACGCATGA
- the hpnC gene encoding squalene synthase HpnC: MPSAATSGLDSLSPSASAGRRGWDALPASYAFPRLAPSLAEAQAYCRTLARSHYENFSVATHFLPERLHQHFFSVYSYCRISDDLGDEVGNPEDALRLLDEWEEDLRACYDGAPRHPVFVALRETVRTCDIPQQPFADLLKAFRQDQSVSRYQTFEDVLGYCRYSANPVGRLVLYVCGYRDEERQQLSDATCTALQLANFWQDVTVDYGKGRIYLPLEDLRRFGVSEDDIAARRATPAFLDLMRFEVGRARQWFAEGLPLTGKVDRELALDIELFTRGGQEILNAIERQGYDVLRRRPVISKPRKLWLVARAFLGKLG; this comes from the coding sequence ATGCCGTCCGCCGCCACCTCCGGGCTGGATTCGCTTTCGCCCTCGGCCTCCGCCGGCCGCCGCGGGTGGGACGCTCTCCCCGCTTCTTACGCCTTCCCCCGGCTGGCTCCTTCGCTGGCCGAGGCCCAGGCCTACTGCCGCACGCTGGCCCGCAGCCACTACGAGAATTTCTCCGTCGCCACCCACTTCCTGCCCGAACGGCTCCACCAGCATTTCTTTAGCGTCTATTCCTACTGCCGCATCTCGGACGATCTGGGCGATGAGGTGGGCAATCCCGAAGACGCGCTGCGGCTGCTCGATGAGTGGGAAGAAGACCTGCGGGCGTGTTACGACGGCGCGCCCCGCCATCCCGTGTTTGTCGCCCTGCGCGAGACGGTGCGCACCTGCGACATCCCGCAGCAGCCCTTCGCTGACCTGTTGAAGGCCTTCCGCCAGGACCAGTCGGTCTCGCGCTACCAGACTTTCGAGGACGTTCTCGGCTACTGCCGCTACTCCGCCAACCCGGTGGGCCGGCTCGTGCTCTACGTCTGCGGCTACCGGGATGAGGAGCGCCAGCAGCTCTCCGACGCCACCTGCACCGCGCTCCAGCTCGCCAACTTCTGGCAGGACGTTACCGTGGACTACGGCAAGGGACGCATCTATCTGCCGCTCGAAGACCTGCGCCGCTTCGGCGTGTCGGAAGACGACATCGCCGCCCGCCGCGCTACCCCGGCCTTCCTCGACTTGATGCGCTTTGAAGTCGGGCGCGCGCGCCAGTGGTTCGCCGAGGGCCTGCCGTTGACGGGGAAGGTGGATCGCGAACTGGCTCTGGACATCGAGCTCTTCACCCGTGGCGGCCAGGAGATCCTGAACGCCATCGAGCGCCAGGGCTACGACGTGCTGCGCCGGCGCCCGGTGATCTCCAAGCCGCGCAAGCTTTGGCTGGTGGCCCGCGCCTTCCTGGGGAAGCTGGGATGA
- a CDS encoding zinc-dependent dehydrogenase, with protein MSVATKSVAQGQAQKLPATMQAAVYRGQGEVRLETVPVPQVGPGELLIGVHTCGICGTDLKKIATGSHSAPRIFGHEIAGVVAAAGEGVRDFQPGDRVMAFHHIPCGQCYYCRNKVFAQCPVYKKVGCTAGFEPSGGGFAEYVRVMDWIVQPPGQKSGVVKIPEQITFEQAAFIEPVNTCMKGIESLHLKPGETVLVMGQGPIGILLGVLALRAGTRVVASDLLPQRLTIAASFGILGSGNASQADSVARVKEATGGRGADAVILAAAGNSLIRQALEAARPGGRVLLFAQTVRGEVALDPAAVCVDEKTLLGSYSASVDLQEESVRFVFGQEMDLVRLITHRFPLDRAVEALELAAHPQPDSMKVVVQPGSSWEGHS; from the coding sequence ATGTCGGTGGCTACAAAATCCGTCGCTCAGGGACAGGCACAGAAGCTGCCCGCCACCATGCAGGCCGCCGTCTATCGTGGCCAGGGCGAGGTTCGCCTGGAAACCGTGCCGGTCCCTCAAGTCGGGCCGGGCGAGCTGTTGATCGGCGTCCACACCTGCGGCATCTGCGGCACCGACCTGAAGAAGATCGCGACCGGCTCGCACTCCGCGCCCCGCATCTTCGGACACGAGATCGCGGGAGTCGTGGCTGCCGCCGGCGAAGGCGTGCGCGACTTCCAGCCTGGGGACCGGGTGATGGCTTTCCATCACATCCCCTGTGGCCAGTGCTATTACTGCCGAAACAAGGTCTTCGCCCAGTGCCCGGTCTATAAGAAGGTGGGATGCACGGCCGGCTTCGAGCCCTCCGGCGGAGGCTTCGCCGAGTACGTCCGGGTGATGGACTGGATCGTCCAGCCGCCGGGGCAGAAGAGCGGCGTGGTGAAGATCCCGGAGCAGATAACCTTTGAGCAGGCTGCCTTCATCGAACCTGTGAACACCTGCATGAAGGGTATCGAAAGCCTGCACCTAAAACCTGGGGAGACGGTCCTGGTCATGGGCCAGGGGCCCATCGGTATCTTGCTGGGAGTGCTGGCCTTGCGGGCCGGAACCCGGGTAGTCGCTTCCGATTTGCTCCCGCAGAGGCTTACAATAGCAGCTAGCTTTGGGATTCTCGGCTCGGGGAACGCTTCGCAGGCCGATTCTGTGGCCCGGGTGAAAGAAGCCACCGGAGGGCGGGGCGCGGACGCAGTCATACTGGCGGCCGCGGGGAACAGTTTGATCCGTCAGGCGCTGGAGGCAGCGCGACCCGGAGGGCGGGTGCTATTGTTCGCCCAGACGGTCCGCGGCGAGGTGGCATTGGATCCCGCAGCCGTATGCGTGGACGAGAAGACGCTGCTCGGTTCCTACAGCGCTTCGGTCGATTTGCAGGAGGAGTCGGTGCGATTTGTCTTCGGCCAGGAAATGGATCTGGTCCGGCTGATCACGCACCGCTTTCCGCTGGACAGGGCAGTCGAAGCTTTGGAACTGGCGGCGCATCCGCAGCCGGACTCGATGAAAGTGGTGGTGCAGCCGGGCAGCAGCTGGGAAGGACATTCGTAA
- a CDS encoding zinc-binding dehydrogenase: MTAAVLYGKEDVKIERVPIPRVGEGEVLIKVQVALTCGTDLKVYLRGYHARMIVPPALFGHELAGLIEEVGPGVKGFRKGMRVVALNSAPCQMCFYCSKHQGNLCEDLLFNNGAYAEYIKIPKRIVECNMLAIPENVSFEAAAMVEPLACVLRGLHETNVEIGDTVAIIGGGPVGLMFVQAAKLTGCNVISVVKHDSQASAAKRFGADEVVSISKVKDVVQAVRGRTPSGRGADVVVEAVGRPEAWQWSVDMARKGGTVNFFGGCATGTKVELDTNRLHYSEITLKATFHHTPQVVRKAFALIAEKKIRSTDYVTAEAPLSRLQQVLHHMLHRNGDIKTAIIPGH, translated from the coding sequence ATGACAGCGGCCGTCCTCTACGGCAAAGAGGACGTGAAGATCGAGAGGGTGCCGATCCCCCGGGTGGGGGAGGGCGAGGTCCTCATCAAGGTGCAGGTGGCGCTCACCTGCGGCACCGACCTCAAGGTGTATCTGCGCGGGTACCACGCCCGCATGATCGTCCCCCCGGCGCTCTTCGGCCACGAGTTGGCCGGCCTCATCGAGGAAGTGGGCCCCGGGGTCAAAGGATTCCGCAAGGGGATGCGGGTGGTGGCGCTGAACTCCGCCCCCTGCCAGATGTGCTTCTACTGCTCCAAGCACCAGGGCAACCTGTGTGAGGACCTGCTGTTCAACAACGGCGCCTACGCCGAATACATCAAGATTCCCAAACGCATCGTCGAGTGCAACATGCTGGCCATCCCGGAGAACGTGAGCTTCGAGGCGGCGGCCATGGTGGAGCCGCTGGCCTGCGTGCTGCGCGGCCTGCACGAGACCAACGTGGAGATCGGCGACACCGTGGCCATCATCGGTGGCGGTCCCGTGGGGCTGATGTTCGTGCAGGCGGCCAAGCTGACCGGCTGCAACGTGATCTCGGTGGTCAAGCACGATTCCCAGGCTTCTGCCGCCAAGCGCTTCGGCGCCGATGAAGTGGTGAGCATCAGCAAGGTCAAGGACGTGGTGCAAGCGGTCCGTGGCCGGACGCCGTCCGGCCGGGGCGCGGATGTGGTCGTCGAGGCCGTGGGCCGCCCCGAAGCCTGGCAGTGGTCCGTGGACATGGCGCGCAAGGGCGGCACCGTCAACTTCTTCGGCGGATGCGCCACCGGTACCAAGGTAGAACTCGACACCAACCGCCTGCATTACTCGGAAATCACCCTGAAGGCCACCTTCCACCACACCCCGCAGGTGGTGCGCAAGGCTTTTGCCCTGATTGCCGAGAAGAAGATCCGCAGCACCGATTACGTCACCGCGGAAGCGCCACTTTCCCGCCTGCAGCAGGTGCTGCACCATATGCTGCACCGCAACGGTGATATCAAGACCGCGATTATCCCGGGCCACTGA